A genomic region of Homalodisca vitripennis isolate AUS2020 chromosome 5, UT_GWSS_2.1, whole genome shotgun sequence contains the following coding sequences:
- the LOC124363428 gene encoding 36.4 kDa proline-rich protein-like, which translates to MTEANDIFLKSSSVQIHSSPKPSSVTKHQSLKPSSDPVHPNLKPSSDPVHPNLKPSSDPVHPNLKPSSVPIHSNLKPSSDPIQYTLTSKPSSDPIHPNLKPSSDPVHPSLKPSSDPVHPSLKPSSIPVHPSLKPSSDPVHPSLKPSSDPVHPNLKPSSDPIHPNLKPSSDPVHPSLKPSSDPDNLKPSSDQIHPNLKPSSIPIHPSLKPSSDPVHPSLKPLPVPRHHIL; encoded by the exons ATGACTGAAGCGAATGACATATTCCTCAAATCATCCTCAGTTCAAATACACTCTAGCCCCAAACCATCCTCAGTTACAAAACACCAGAGCCTCAAACCATCCTCAGATCCAGTACACCCTAACCTCAAACCATCCTCAGATCCAGTACACCCTAACCTCAAACCATCCTCAGATCCAGTACACCCTAACCTCAAACCGTCCTCAGTTCCAATACACTCTAACCTCAAACCATCCTCAGATCCA ATCCAGTACACCCTAACCTCAAAGCCATCCTCAGATCCAATACACCCTAACCTCAAACCATCCTCAGATCCAGTACACCCTAGCCTCAAACCATCCTCAGATCCAGTACACCCTAGCCTCAAACCATCCTCAATTCCAGTACACCCTAGCCTCAAACCATCCTCAGATCCAGTACACCCTAGCCTCAAACCATCCTCAGATCCAGTACACCCTAACCTCAAACCATCCTCAGATCCAATACACCCTAACCTCAAACCATCCTCAGATCCAGTACACCCTAGCCTCAAACCATCCTCAGATCCAGATAACCTCAAACCATCCTCAGATCAAATACACCCTAACCTCAAACCATCCTCAATTCCAATACACCCTAGCCTCAAACCATCCTCAGATCCAGTACACCCTAGCCTCAAACCATTACCAGTTCCAAGACACCATATCCTCTAA